The following are from one region of the Elgaria multicarinata webbii isolate HBS135686 ecotype San Diego chromosome 13, rElgMul1.1.pri, whole genome shotgun sequence genome:
- the LOC134408361 gene encoding sulfotransferase 2B1-like codes for MKIVLASPPPRLMASHMSFQLFPKSFLQSKAKVIYTLRNPKDVLVSFYHHSKFFKTFKDPGTVEEFLEEFLSGNVAFGSWFDHVKSWLEVKGRPNVFFNSYEELQQDLRGSVEKICLFLGKELNSQQIDSVVENASFQKMKDNPKSNFTTGSDDTLDHKKGKFLRKGKSRASWVSSVATCAFAEGQVADGRQGRMSHCLELPHTFPAQLELMAKGCLFMCLWWEGHLCEMGTPAPQSDMF; via the exons ATGAAGATTGTCTTGGCATCTCCTCCACCCAGACTCATGGCTTCTCACATGTCATTCCAGCTTTTCCCCAAGTCATTTCTCCAGTCCAAGGCTAAG GTGATCTATACTCTGCGTAATCCCAAGGATGTGCTGGTCTCATTTTACCACCACTCCAAATTCTTCAAAACATTCAAGGACCCTGGAACTGTGGAAGAGTTCTTGGAGGAATTCCTGAGTGGGAATG TGGCCTTTGGTTCCTGGTTTGACCATGTGAAAAGTTGGCTGGAGGTCAAGGGGAGACCCAATGTCTTCTTTAACAGTTATGAAGAGCTGCAGCAG GATCTGCGAGGCAGTGTGGAGAAGATCTGCCTTTTCCTTGGGAAGGAGCTGAACAGCCAGCAAATTGATTCTGTGGTGGaaaatgcctccttccagaagatgAAGGACAACCCGAAGTCCAACTTCACCACAGGGTCAGATGACACTTTAGACCACAAGAAAGGGAAGTTCTTGAGGAAAGGTAAAAGCAGAGCGTCCTGGGTATCTAGTGTTGCCACATGTGCATTTGCTGAAGGTCAGGTGGCAgatgggaggcagggaaggatgTCCCACTGCCTTGAGCTTCCTCATACGTTTCCCGCTCAACTAGAATTAATGGCGAAGGGTTGCCTTTTCATGTGCCTGTGGTGGGAGGGTCATTTGTGTGAGATGGGCACCCCTGCACCCCAATCAGATATGTTCTGA
- the LOC134408362 gene encoding sulfotransferase 2B1-like — MSSALYFTHKGILFPNKRYDVETLNFVENEFQLLDDDVLNVTYPKSGTNWMQEILGLIWHNGDPSWVHSSFVWDRSPWIETTDGMKIALASPPPRLMASHMPFQLFPKSFIQSKAKVIYTLRNPKDVLVSFYHHSKIFKIFKDPGTVEEFLEEFLSGNVAFGSWFEHVKSWLEVKGRPNVFFNSYEELQQDLRGSVEKICLFLGKELNSQQIDSVVENASFQKMKDNPKSNYTAVSDDILDHKKGKFLRKGIVGDWKNHLTVAQNERFDRVYQEKMRGVSVTFPWD; from the exons ATGTCATCTGCACTGTATTTCACCCACAAGGGAATCCTTTTCCCCAATAAAAGGTATGATGTGGAAACACTCAACTTTGTGGAAAATGAATTCCAACTGTTGGACGACGATGTACTGAATGTTACTTATCCTAAATCAG GTACCAATTGGATGCAGGAGATTTTGGGCTTAATCTGGCACAATGGGGACCCATCATGGGTTCACAGCTCGTTTGTGTGGGACCGGTCACCATGGATAGAAACTACTGATGGTATGAAGATTGCCCTGGCATCTCCTCCACCCAGACTCATGGCTTCTCACATGCCATTCCAGCTTTTCCCCAAGTCATTTATCCAGTCCAAGGCTAAG GTGATCTATACTCTGCGTAATCCCAAGGATGTGCTGGTCTCATTTtaccaccactccaaaatcttcaAAATCTTCAAGGACCCTGGAACTGTGGAAGAGTTCTTGGAGGAATTCCTGAGTGGGAATG TGGCCTTTGGTTCCTGGTTTGAGCATGTGAAAAGTTGGCTGGAGGTGAAGGGGAGACCCAATGTCTTCTTTAACAGTTATGAAGAGCTGCAGCAG GATCTGCGAGGCAGTGTGGAGAAGATCTGCCTTTTCCTTGGGAAGGAGCTGAACAGCCAGCAAATTGATTCTGTGGTGGaaaatgcctccttccagaagatgAAGGACAACCCGAAGTCCAACTACACCGCAGTGTCAGATGACATTTTAGATCACAAGAAAGGGAAGTTCTTGAGGAAAG GGATCGTCGGGGACTGGAAGAACCACCTGACAGTGGCACAGAATGAACGCTTTGACCGCGTTTATCAGGAGAAGATGCGGGGAGTGAGTGTGACTTTCCCATGGGACTGA